One Scylla paramamosain isolate STU-SP2022 chromosome 5, ASM3559412v1, whole genome shotgun sequence genomic region harbors:
- the LOC135100815 gene encoding anti-lipopolysaccharide factor-like, producing MGRVSMLLVVLSIALVAPSQGFLKDLLFGEAKKALLDDGNTEILDHVCNYRVMPRFKDWELYFRGDVWCPGWTIIKGESLTRSRTRVVNKAVADFARKAVAQGLITQEDAQPLLE from the exons ATGGGACGCGTGTCGATGCTTCTCGTCGTGTTATCCATTGCCCTGGTTGCCCCCAGCCAAGGCTTCCTGAAGGACCTACTCTTCGGTGAAGCGAAAAA AGCTTTGCTTGATGACGGAAATACTGAGATCCTTGACCATGTCTGTAACTACAGAGTAATGCCCCGTTTTAAAGACTGGGAGCTCTACTTCAGGGGAGACGTGTGGTGCCCCGGCTGGACAATCATCAAGGGAGAAT CGCTGACTCGCAGCAGGACTAGAGTGGTGAACAAGGCCGTTGCAGATTTCGCCAGGAAAGCTGTCGCTCAGGGACTCATCACCCAGGAGGACGCTCAACCTTTGCTAGAGTAG
- the LOC135100813 gene encoding anti-lipopolysaccharide factor-like, with translation MYHGKPVNESVAILATSQRQPLKNRQRLQCHSPGLGSSKRKLLPEPAISMARVSLLLIVLSIALVTPSQGFVKELLFRKVKDTLLEDGTTEILDHVCNYRVTPLLQNSELYFKGDVWCPSWTVIKGESLTRSRTRVVNRAIADFARKALAEGLVTQEDAQLFLE, from the exons ATGTATCATGGAAAACCAGTCAATGAAAGTGTAGCTATTCTGGCAACGTCTCAGCGGCAGCCACTTAAGAACAGGCAGCGGCTGCAATGCCACAGTCCTGGTTTGGGCAGCAGTAAGAGAAAGTTACTTCCAGAGCCGGCCATCAGCATGGCACGCGTGTCGCTGCTACTTATCGTGCTATCCATTGCCTTGGTTACCCCCAGCCAAGGCTTCGTGAAGGAACTACTCTTCAGGAAAGTGAAAGA TACTCTGCTTGAGGATGGCACCACTGAGATCCTTGACCATGTCTGTAACTACCGAGTAACACCCCTCTTGCAGAACTCAGAACTATACTTCAAGGGAGACGTGTGGTGCCCCAGCTGGACAGTCATCAAGGGAGaat CCCTGACTCGCAGCAGGACTAGAGTGGTGAACAGGGCTATCGCAGACTTCGCCAGAAAAGCTCTCGCTGAGGGCCTCGTCACGCAAGAGGACGCCCAACTCTTCTTAGAATAG